The region AACAACACCAGGCGCCAGCGCACCCGACCGTCCCTAAGCGAATCCCCCGCGAAAAGCCTGCCCACGACCCCGAGCGCGAGACCAGCCTCAACCCGAAGTACACCTTTGAGAACTTCGTCATCGGCTCCTCGAACCGCTTCGCCAACGGCGCCGCCGTCGCCGTCGCCGAGAACCCGGCCCGCGCCTACAACCCCCTGTTCATCTGGGGTGGCTCGGGCCTCGGCAAGACGCACCTGCTGCACGCCGCCGGCAACTACGCGCAGGTCCTGCAGCCGAACCTCCGCATCAAGTACGTCTCCTCCGAAGAGTTCACGAACGACTACATCAACTCCGTACGCGACGACCGCCAAGAAAGCTTCAAGCGCCGCTACCGCAACCTCGACATCCTGATGGTCGACGACATCCAGTTCCTCGAGGGCAAGGAAGGTACCCAGGAGGAGTTCTTCCACACCTTCAACGCGCTGCACCAGGCGAATAAGCAGATCATCCTGTCGTCTGACCGCCCGCCGAAGCAGCTCACCACCCTCGAGGACCGCCTCCGCACCCGCTTCGAAGGCGGCCTGATCACCGACGTCCAGCCACCAGACCTGGAAACCCGCATCGCCATCCTTATGAAGAAGGCGGCCGCCGACGGCACGCAGGTCGACCACCAGGTGCTCGAGCTCATCGCCTCACAATTCGAGTCGTCGATCCGCGAGCTCGAGGGTGCCCTCATCAGGGTCTCGGCCTACTCTTCCCTTATCGACGAGCCCATCACCCTCGACGTCGCCCAAGTCGCACTTCGCGACATCCTCCCCGACGAAGGCGACATCAACATCAACGCCTCCACCATCAAGGAGTACGCCGCCGAGTACTTCAACGTCACGATGGACCAGCTCATCGGCGCAGGTAAAACCCGCCAGGTGGCGCACGCCCGCCAGATCGCGATGTACCTGTGCCGCGAACTGACCGAACTCTCCCTCCCCAAGATCGGCGACGAGTTCGGCGGCAAGGACCACACCACCGTGATGTACGCGGACCGCAAGATCCGCAAGGAGATGACGGAGAACCGCGGCACCTACGACGAAATCCAGGAGCTCACCCAGATTATTAAGGCCCGCGCCCGCACCCTGCGCTAACTTTCGTCGCTCTCGGCGTCGCCCGCACCAAATTCCCTCACGCACCCCCAGCGACCTGGGGAAACACAAGCCCGACTCCCCAAATCCCGGAATTTGGTGCCCCACCTGGTCTCTCAGTGCCAAAAGACGCACCCACTTTTGACTAGCCCTTTTTCTGCCAGGCGCTTTGAACACCTAGTCCATATCAGATTGCGACATTTGACACTCCCTCCTCCCGCACCCTAAAAATCCATCCACAGACTTATCCACACCTGTGTAATTACACCGTTGTAATTCACATTCAGGGGAGAAACACCTAAGTGACCCGCACCACAAAGAGACACACATCACACACCACAGCCCTTGTGGATAACGTGTGAATCCCCCAGTGGACAACCCTTCCCGAGTTGTGCACAGATCAAATTACAGAAAATCTATCCACAAGCGCCCGGAGTTATCCACATTTCTTCCACAGGCAATTGCACACCCTGTTTTCGCGTTCCGACCACGGCGAATTCGTGTAATTCCACAGATTGCACAGGACTTATTGTTGTTCCCAAGGTTTTTACTTGTAATTCCTAGAGTAGAAAGGGGAGCTGTGCAGAACGGCGCACAAACGACCAACGCCCCAAAAAGCCATGAGCCAGGCGTGTGAAAACTCGAATGACAAAAAGCCCGTCCCCGCCTAAAGTGAGAACGTAATTACAAGAATCTCTACGTACTGCAAGGAGCCCGTGTCACTATGGCGGACATCCAAGACAACTTGAATTCCAACGTTTCCTTCCGCGTGCACAAGGAGGACCTGTCGGACGCGGTGGCGTGGGTTGCTCGGATGTTGCCTACGAAGAACACGCAGCCGATTCTTCGCGCGGTGTTGATTACGGCGTCGGATGAGGGTTTGGAGTTCGCGGGCTTCGATTATGAGGTGTCGTCGCGGGTGCGGATTGCGGCTGAGGTGGATACGCCTGGTCGCGTTGCGGTGGCGGGCAAGTTGTTGTCTGACATTGTTGCGAATATGCCGAATCAGCCGGTTGAGGTTTCTACGAGTGACACAAAGTTGCTTCTCGACGGCGGCTCCGCCCACTTCGAGCTGCCTTTGATGCCGTTGGACGATTATCCGCAGTTGCCGCAGTTGCCTGAGGTGACTGGCACGATCGGTTCGGAGGACCTCAGTGGCGCGGTGATGCAGGTGGCTGCCGCGGCGGGTAAGGATGACACGTTGCCGATGCTGACTGGTATCCACATTGAGGTGGAGGGTTCGACGTTGCACTTGACGGCGACGGACCGTTTCCGGTTGGCGTTGCGTTCGTTGGAGTGGTCGCCTGCTGGTGAGGGGGTGCAGGCGAAGCTGCTGGTGCCGGCGAAGACGTTGTTGGATAACGCGCGGACGTTGGATACGCAGTTGGAGGAGCCGGTGCAGATTGCCGTTGGTGGCGTCGATAATGTGGGCGCGGACGGCTTGTTTGGTTTGCATGCGGGCAATCGTGAGACGACGACGCGTATGTTGGATGCGGATTTCCCGAATGTGCAGCCGTTGTTGCCGAAGGCGCATACGTCGATGGCGTCGGTGGAGGTGGCTCCGTTGCTGGAGGCGATTCGCCGTGTGTCGTTGGTGGCGGATCGGAATGCGCAGTTGAGGTTGCATTTTTCGGAGGGTCAGGTGACGTTGTTTGCGTCGGGGGCTGATTCTGGTGAGGCGTCGGAGTCGATTCCTGCGCAGTTTGTGGGGGAGGATGAGCTGCTGATTGCGTTTAATGCTGGTTATTTGCGTGATGGTTTGTCGGTGATTGGGACGGATCGTGCGGTGTTTGGGTTTACGGAGTCGTCGCGTCCGGCGATTATGATTCCGGAGCCGGAGTCGTTGCCGGAGAAGGGTGATGATGGGTTGTTCCCGACGCCGGAGACGAATTTCACGTATTTGTTGATGCCGGTTCGTCTGCCGGGCTAGTTTGCCACAATGTACGTTTCGGAGCTTGACCTGCGTGATTTCCGTTCGTGGCGGGAGTTGCATGTGGATTTGGAGCCGGGCGTCACGGTGTTTTCTGGCCGTAATGGGCATGGGAAGACGAACGTTGTGGAGGCGGTGCGGTATACGTCGATGCTCGGGAGTCACCGGGTGGCTACGGACGCTCCGCTGATCCATTCGGGGGCGAGTGATGCGCGCGTGTCGGCGACGACGGTGAATGAGGGGCGCGCGCTGACGACGCATCTGTTGATTAAGGCGAGTGGGGCGAATCAGGCGCAGATTAATAGGACGCGGTTGAAGTCGGCGCGTGAGTTGCTGGGTGTGTTGCGGACGGTGATGTTTTCGCCGGAGGATTTGCGTTTGGTGAATGGGG is a window of Corynebacterium pseudogenitalium DNA encoding:
- the dnaA gene encoding chromosomal replication initiator protein DnaA; amino-acid sequence: MAEQDIETLWRTIVADLLALSTQPSSQVPTLTPQERAYLQLVRPVMLVDGYAILSAPHAAAKTVVEQSLAPHITALLASHLGKHCTLAVSIQAPEAPAAPSAPPAPEAVDPAHMTPGEQIPMGLDELAEMHARQQQQHQAPAHPTVPKRIPREKPAHDPERETSLNPKYTFENFVIGSSNRFANGAAVAVAENPARAYNPLFIWGGSGLGKTHLLHAAGNYAQVLQPNLRIKYVSSEEFTNDYINSVRDDRQESFKRRYRNLDILMVDDIQFLEGKEGTQEEFFHTFNALHQANKQIILSSDRPPKQLTTLEDRLRTRFEGGLITDVQPPDLETRIAILMKKAAADGTQVDHQVLELIASQFESSIRELEGALIRVSAYSSLIDEPITLDVAQVALRDILPDEGDININASTIKEYAAEYFNVTMDQLIGAGKTRQVAHARQIAMYLCRELTELSLPKIGDEFGGKDHTTVMYADRKIRKEMTENRGTYDEIQELTQIIKARARTLR
- the dnaN gene encoding DNA polymerase III subunit beta; translated protein: MADIQDNLNSNVSFRVHKEDLSDAVAWVARMLPTKNTQPILRAVLITASDEGLEFAGFDYEVSSRVRIAAEVDTPGRVAVAGKLLSDIVANMPNQPVEVSTSDTKLLLDGGSAHFELPLMPLDDYPQLPQLPEVTGTIGSEDLSGAVMQVAAAAGKDDTLPMLTGIHIEVEGSTLHLTATDRFRLALRSLEWSPAGEGVQAKLLVPAKTLLDNARTLDTQLEEPVQIAVGGVDNVGADGLFGLHAGNRETTTRMLDADFPNVQPLLPKAHTSMASVEVAPLLEAIRRVSLVADRNAQLRLHFSEGQVTLFASGADSGEASESIPAQFVGEDELLIAFNAGYLRDGLSVIGTDRAVFGFTESSRPAIMIPEPESLPEKGDDGLFPTPETNFTYLLMPVRLPG